A window of the Brassica oleracea var. oleracea cultivar TO1000 chromosome C1, BOL, whole genome shotgun sequence genome harbors these coding sequences:
- the LOC106333960 gene encoding uncharacterized protein LOC106333960, with the protein MIRHHLQENLKTQYMTMENPYDLWIALQRRYDHQKTVLLPKAQYDWKHIRFLDYKSVDKYNSVLFRIVFLLRLCGEKVTEEEMLNKTLSTFPQTNMVLQQQYRERNFATYTELIECLLLAEANNELLLKNSEMRPPGTAPLPDISKLAIEPKKESNLVQHNDHPGPNRGRSQGRGRGSFKAHGRGRGRGTTPGFSRGRGRGRSVSFKPQIKADRCHICGMGNHWGKNCQTPKHLCELYMESLKRNPEANMVRDPGYDDDDDDLEEDHQHESDKVDHMEFETLDILK; encoded by the coding sequence ATGATACGCCACCATCTCCAAGAGAACTTGAAAACTCAGTACATGACCATGGAAAATCCATATGACCTTTGGATCGCTTTACAGCGAAGATATGACCACCAGAAAACGGTGTTGCTTCCAAAGGCTCAATATGATTGGAAACACATAAGGTTCTTGGACTACAAATCAGTAGACAAGTACAACTCAGTCCTGTTCAGAATTGTGTTCTTGTTAAGGTTATGTGGTGAAAAAGTAACCGAAGAAGAGATGCTTAATAAAACTCTCTCCACGTTTCCTCAAACCAACATGGTATTGCAACAGCAGTACAGAGAGAGGAATTTCGCCACATATACTGAGTTGATAGAATGTCTCTTGTTGGCTGAAGCTAACAACGAACTGTTATTGAAAAACAGTGAGATGAGACCTCCTGGTACAGCTCCATTACCCGACATCTCTAAGCTGGCTATAGAGCCAAAGAAAGAGAGTAACCTTGTCCAACACAATGACCATCCCGGTCCAAACCGTGGAAGAAGTCAAGGACGAGGTCGTGGTTCTTTTAAAGCACACGGGCGAGGACGTGGTCGCGGTACCACACCCGGCTTTAGCCGTGGTCGTGGCCGAGGCCGTAGTGTGTCTTTTAAACCACAGATCAAAGCTGATCGATGCCACATATGTGGTATGGGTAATCATTGGGGAAAGAATTGCCAAACTCCTAAGCATTTGTGTGAGCTTTACATGGAGAGCTTAAAAAGAAACCCGGAAGCTAACATGGTTCGAGACCCGGGATATGATGATGATGATGATGACTTGGAAGAGGATCACCAGCACGAGTCAGACAAAGTTGATCACATGGAATTTGAAACTTTAGACATACTGAAATAA
- the LOC106295940 gene encoding thioredoxin domain-containing protein PLP3A-like, which translates to MDPDAVKSTLSNLAFGNVLAAAARDYKKEVLANEKAQSSNHVNEEVDLDELMDDPELEKLHADRIAALKREVEKREAFKRQGHGEYREVSEGDFLGEVTRSEKVICHFYHKEFYRCKIMDKHLKTLAPRHVDTKFIKVDAENAPFFVTKLAIKTLPCVLLFSKGIAIDRLVGFQDLGTKDDFSTTKLENVLIKKGMLSKKKKEEDDEDAEYQESIRRSVRSSENLDSDSD; encoded by the exons ATGGATCCGGATGCAGTCAAGTCGACCCTCTCGAATCTGGCGTTCGGGAATGTATTGGCAGCAGCTGCTAGAGATTATAAGAAG GAAGTGCTTGCAAATGAGAAGGCCCAATCATCAAATCATGTCAATGAGGAGGTTGATCTTGATGAACTTATGGAT GATCCGGAGCTAGAAAAATTGCACGCTGATAGGATTGCTGCACTCAAG AGAGAAGTTGAAAAGAGGGAAGCGTTCAAAAGACAAGGGCATGGTGAGTATCGAGAGGTGAGCGAGGGAGATTTCTTGGGGGAAGTCACCAGGAGTGAGAAAGTGATTTGTCATTTCTACCACAAGGAGTTTTACCGCTGCAA GATTATGGACAAGCATCTCAAGACTCTTGCGCCTAGGCATGTGGACACTAAGTTCATCAAAGTGGACGCAGAG AATGCTCCTTTCTTTGTCACGAAGCTAGCAATAAAGACATTGCCTTGCGTTCTGCTCTTCAG CAAGGGAATCGCTATAGATAGGCTAGTTGGGTTCCAGGATTTGGGCACAAAGGACGATTTCAGCACTACCAAACTGGAAAACGTTCTGATTAAAAAAG GAATGCTCAGCAAGAAGAAGAAAGAGGAAGATGATGAAGATGCTGAGTACCAAGAGAGCATAAGGCGGTCGGTTAGGTCTTCAGAGAATCTGGACTCTGACTCTGACTGA
- the LOC106303130 gene encoding probable mitochondrial chaperone BCS1-B: MGVSTVVTTAASVAETAMLARSLAQSYLPLEVRQYISYEVRSFVKRCMAHYFNSSQMTITIEEFEGYNHNEVFDAAKAYVATKISQSNKRIKVSKHEKDSNYNVAVGHDEQVVDVFNGVQFQWVLRSHHVETKNQHSKSSLDVRSFELNFEKRFKDIALESYLPFMVKRSRSMKHEKKKLKLFTLDARYWGDSWTSVTLAHPSTFKTLAMDSDVKRSVMEDLDKFVKRSEYYKRVGKAWKRGYLIYGPPGTGKSSLIAAMANHLNFDIYDLELTAVVDNSELRRLLIDTGNRSILVLEDIDCSITLNNRTTDERKESRNKKVTLSGLLNFTDGLWSSCGDQRIIIFTTNYKDKLDPALLRPGRMDVHIHMSYCTSSTFKALAWNYLEIKDHPLFSKIVEGIEATEVTPADVAEQLMRNESVDIILEGLVEFLEAKKIKNEQEKAKTEEADLENKKKTTKGKDSKVKKK, translated from the coding sequence ATGGGAGTTTCAACGGTTGTAACCACTGCAGCTTCGGTGGCTGAAACTGCAATGCTGGCTCGATCGCTAGCCCAAAGCTACTTGCCTCTCGAAGTGCGACAATACATCTCCTATGAAGTCCGCAGCTTCGTTAAACGCTGCATGGCTCATTACTTTAATTCCTCTCAAATGACAATAACCATCGAAGAGTTTGAAGGGTACAATCACAATGAAGTCTTTGATGCTGCAAAGGCCTACGTAGCCACCAAGATCTCTCAATCTAACAAAAGAATCAAAGTGAGTAAACACGAGAAAGATTCCAATTACAACGTCGCCGTGGGACATGACGAGCAAGTTGTGGACGTTTTCAACGGCGTCCAGTTCCAATGGGTCCTACGTAGCCACCATGTTGAGACAAAGAATCAACACTCCAAATCCAGTTTAGATGTCAGATCCTTCGAGCTCAACTTCGAAAAAAGATTCAAGGACATAGCTCTTGAATCTTACTTGCCATTCATGGTGAAAAGATCCAGGTCAATGAAGCACGAGAAGAAGAAACTCAAGCTCTTTACCCTGGACGCAAGGTACTGGGGGGACTCATGGACCTCTGTTACTCTTGCCCATCCTTCTACGTTCAAGACACTAGCAATGGATTCAGATGTCAAGAGAAGTGTGATGGAAGATCTTGACAAGTTTGTGAAACGGAGTGAGTACTATAAGAGAGTTGGTAAGGCTTGGAAGAGAGGGTACTTGATATACGGTCCACCAGGGACAGGGAAGTCAAGCTTGATTGCAGCCATGGCTAACCATCTCAACTTCGATATTTATGACTTAGAGTTGACTGCTGTTGTAGACAATTCCGAGCTCAGAAGGTTGCTGATTGACACTGGTAATCGTTCAATTCTTGTGCTGGAAGATATCGACTGCTCCATCACGTTGAATAACAGGACAACTGATGAACGTAAGGAATCAAGAAACAAGAAAGTGACACTCTCTGGACTACTAAACTTCACTGATGGTTTATGGTCAAGCTGCGGCGACCAACGGATCATAATATTCACAACCAATTACAAAGACAAACTAGACCCTGCGTTGTTGAGACCAGGACGTATGGATGTGCACATCCACATGTCGTACTGCACGTCGAGTACTTTCAAGGCTCTTGCTTGGAACTATCTAGAGATAAAAGATCACCCTCTTTTCAGCAAGATCGTGGAAGGTATCGAAGCGACAGAGGTTACTCCAGCAGATGTAGCTGAACAACTTATGAGGAATGAGTCTGTTGATATTATTCTTGAGGGGTTGGTTGAGTTCTTGGAAGCCAAGAAGATCAAGAACGAACAAGAGAAGGCCAAAACTGAGGAGGCTGATTTGGAGAACAAGAAAAAGACCACTAAGGGGAAAGATTCAAAGGTCAAGAAAAAATAG